From Caretta caretta isolate rCarCar2 chromosome 3, rCarCar1.hap1, whole genome shotgun sequence, a single genomic window includes:
- the ENPP4 gene encoding bis(5'-adenosyl)-triphosphatase ENPP4 isoform X2, translated as MLSAMKLILTLFLSGIVACYGGNANDDSIHKLLLVSFDGFRADYLQNYRLPHLQKFIEDGVLVEHVTNAFITKTFPNHYSIVTGLYEESHGIVANTMYEEDTKKTFSEFNDTDPFWWNEATPIWVTNQQQENRRSAAAMWPGTDVKINNTIPHFFMKYNNSVTFEERMEHITMWLNNSNPPVTFATLYWEEPDASGHVYGPGDKENMRRVLEQVDNHIGSLIYKLKALGLWENINVIITSDHGMTQCFPDKLIRLDNCIGRGNYTLVDKTPVAAILPRNNKTYVYNLLKNCSTSMKVYLKEEIPDRFHYHHNKRIQPIILVADEGWTIVQSGSFRKYHEETLDEDSSVYRN; from the exons ATGTTGTctgcaatgaaattaatattAACACTCTTTCTTTCTGGAATTGTAGCCTGTTATGGTGGAAATGCTAACGATGATTCAATACACAAGTTACTCCTGGTGTCCTTTGATGGTTTCAGGGCTGACTATCTGCAAAACTATAGACTTCCTCATCTCCAAAAGTTTATTGAGGATGGTGTGTTGGTAGAACATGTTACAAATGCTTTTATCACAAAAACTTTCCCAAACCATTACAGCATAGTGACAGGCTTATATGAAGAAAGCCATGGCATTGTGGCTAACACAATGTATGAAGAAGATACAAAGAAGACATTTTCGGAGTTTAATGATACAGATCCTTTCTGGTGGAATGAGGCAACTCCTATTTGGGTGACAAATCAGCAGCAAGAGAATAGAAGAAGTGCTGCTGCAATGTGGCCTGGTACTGATGTAAAAATTAACAACACAATACCTCATTTTTTTATGAAGTATAATAATTCAGTAACATTTGAAGAGAGAATGGAGCACATTACTATGTGGCTGAACAACTCTAACCCACCAGTTACTTTTGCTACGCTCTATTGGGAAGAACCAGATGCAAGTGGGCATGTATATGGACCAGGAGATAAAGAAAACATGAGAAGAGTGTTAGAACAAGTGGATAACCACATTGGTTCACTTATTTATAAACTCAAGGCATTGGGATTGTGGGAGAACATTAATGTCATAATTACAAGTGATCATGGAATGACTCAGTGTTTCCCGGACAAGCTGATTAGACTGGACAACTGCATTGGCCGTGGTAACTACACTCTGGTAGACAAGACGCCAGTTGCTGCAATACTACCAAGAAATA ACAAAACATATGTATATAACTTACTGAAAAACTGCAGCACTTCCATGAAGGTGTATCTTAAAGAAGAGATTCCAGACAGATTTCATTACCATCACAATAAGCGCATTCAACCCATAATTCTGGTTGCAGATGAGGGCTGGACAATTGTACAAAGTGGGTCATTTAGAAAAT ATCATGAAGAAACCTTGGATGAGGACTCTAGTGTGTACCGGAACTGA
- the ENPP4 gene encoding bis(5'-adenosyl)-triphosphatase ENPP4 isoform X1: protein MLSAMKLILTLFLSGIVACYGGNANDDSIHKLLLVSFDGFRADYLQNYRLPHLQKFIEDGVLVEHVTNAFITKTFPNHYSIVTGLYEESHGIVANTMYEEDTKKTFSEFNDTDPFWWNEATPIWVTNQQQENRRSAAAMWPGTDVKINNTIPHFFMKYNNSVTFEERMEHITMWLNNSNPPVTFATLYWEEPDASGHVYGPGDKENMRRVLEQVDNHIGSLIYKLKALGLWENINVIITSDHGMTQCFPDKLIRLDNCIGRGNYTLVDKTPVAAILPRNNKTYVYNLLKNCSTSMKVYLKEEIPDRFHYHHNKRIQPIILVADEGWTIVQSGSFRKLGDHGYDNALPSMHPFLAAHGPAFHKGYKQNTINNVDIYPMMCHILRLKPQPNNGTFSNTKCLLVDQWCINLPEAIGIVVGVLLVLTTLTCLIIIMKNRVSSPRPFSRLQLQEDDDPLIG, encoded by the exons ATGTTGTctgcaatgaaattaatattAACACTCTTTCTTTCTGGAATTGTAGCCTGTTATGGTGGAAATGCTAACGATGATTCAATACACAAGTTACTCCTGGTGTCCTTTGATGGTTTCAGGGCTGACTATCTGCAAAACTATAGACTTCCTCATCTCCAAAAGTTTATTGAGGATGGTGTGTTGGTAGAACATGTTACAAATGCTTTTATCACAAAAACTTTCCCAAACCATTACAGCATAGTGACAGGCTTATATGAAGAAAGCCATGGCATTGTGGCTAACACAATGTATGAAGAAGATACAAAGAAGACATTTTCGGAGTTTAATGATACAGATCCTTTCTGGTGGAATGAGGCAACTCCTATTTGGGTGACAAATCAGCAGCAAGAGAATAGAAGAAGTGCTGCTGCAATGTGGCCTGGTACTGATGTAAAAATTAACAACACAATACCTCATTTTTTTATGAAGTATAATAATTCAGTAACATTTGAAGAGAGAATGGAGCACATTACTATGTGGCTGAACAACTCTAACCCACCAGTTACTTTTGCTACGCTCTATTGGGAAGAACCAGATGCAAGTGGGCATGTATATGGACCAGGAGATAAAGAAAACATGAGAAGAGTGTTAGAACAAGTGGATAACCACATTGGTTCACTTATTTATAAACTCAAGGCATTGGGATTGTGGGAGAACATTAATGTCATAATTACAAGTGATCATGGAATGACTCAGTGTTTCCCGGACAAGCTGATTAGACTGGACAACTGCATTGGCCGTGGTAACTACACTCTGGTAGACAAGACGCCAGTTGCTGCAATACTACCAAGAAATA ACAAAACATATGTATATAACTTACTGAAAAACTGCAGCACTTCCATGAAGGTGTATCTTAAAGAAGAGATTCCAGACAGATTTCATTACCATCACAATAAGCGCATTCAACCCATAATTCTGGTTGCAGATGAGGGCTGGACAATTGTACAAAGTGGGTCATTTAGAAAAT TAGGTGACCACGGCTATGACAATGCTCTCCCAAGCATGCATCCGTTCCTGGCTGCTCATGGTCCTGCTTTTCACAAAGGCTACAAGCAGAACACAATTAATAATGTTGATATCTACCCAATGATGTGTCACATCCTCAGACTAAAACCTCAGCCCAATAATGGAACCTTCAGCAACACCAAGTGCTTGTTAGTTGACCAGTGGTGCATAAATCTCCCCGAAGCAATTGGAATAGTTGTTGGTGTCCTCCTTGTGTTAACTACTCTGACCTGCCTTATAATAATCATGAAGAATAGAGTGTCCTCTCCCCGTCCATTCTCCCGACTTCAGCTACAAGAGGATGACGATCCCTTAATTGGATAG